A genomic window from Cricetulus griseus strain 17A/GY chromosome 4, alternate assembly CriGri-PICRH-1.0, whole genome shotgun sequence includes:
- the LOC100771617 gene encoding olfactory receptor 5K1, whose product MVEANHTMTREFILTGFTDSLEMKALLFVVFFVIYLITMVGNIGLIILISKEHSLHTPMYIFLGHLAFVDSCCACAITPKMLGNFFSEDRIISLYECMAQFYFLCAVETADCFLLAAMAYDRYVAICNPLQYHTMMSKKLCLQMTAGAFVAGNLHSMIHTGLLFRLAFCGSNHINHFYCDILPLYRLSCVDPYVNELVLFVFSGSIQVFTIGCVLISYLYIVCTIFQMKSKEGRIKAFSTCASHFLSVSLYYGSIFFMYIRPNLLEEGDKDIPAAILFTIVVPLLNPFIYSLRNKEVKNVLQKILVRKKIIARNFKQASAVA is encoded by the coding sequence ATGGTCGAAGCAAATCACACGATGACACGTGAGTTTATCCTCACAGGATTTACAGACTCTCTAGAAATGAAGGCCCTTCTGTTTGTGGTATTCTTTGTCATCTATCTGATCACCATGGTAGGGAATATAGGCCTGATaattctgatttccaaagaacATTCTCTTCACACGCCAATGTACATCTTTCTGGGCCACCTGGCTTTCGTGGATTCTTGCTGTGCCTGTGCTATTACTCCCAAAATGTTGGGGAACTTTTTTTCAGAGGACAGAATAATCTCTCTGTATGAATGCATGgcacagttttattttctttgcgcTGTTGAAACTGCAGACTGCTTCCTTCTGGCagcaatggcctatgaccgctatgtggccatatGCAACCCACTGCAGTACCACACCATGATGTCCAAGAAGCTCTGCCTTCAGATGACTGCAGGAGCCTTCGTAGCTGGAAACCTGCACTCCATGATTCACACGGGGCTGCTATTTAGACTGGCATTCTGTGGTTCTAATCACATCAACCACTTTTATTGTGACATTCTTCCTTTGTACAGACTCTCCTGTGTTGACCCCTATGTCAATGAGCTTGTGCTGTTTGTCTTTTCAGGCTCAATTCAAGTCTTCACAATAGGCTGTGTCCTTATATCTTACCTGTACATTGTTTGTACAATTTTCCAAATGAAATCCAAAGAAGGGAGGATCaaagccttctccacctgtgCGTCCCACTTTCTGTCTGTGTCACTATACTATggttctattttcttcatgtacATTAGGCCAAATTTGCTAGAAGAAGGAGATAAGGATATACCAGCTGCTATTTTGTTTACAATAGTGGTTCCCTTGCTGAACCCTTTCATCTATAGCTtgagaaataaagaagtaaagaatGTCTTGCAAAAAATcctagtgagaaaaaaaataattgcaaGAAATTTTAAACAGGCATCTGCTGTAGCTTAA